From a region of the Corallococcus coralloides DSM 2259 genome:
- a CDS encoding helix-turn-helix domain-containing protein, with product MRERCQSVLMTARGRPQQQIAEDLGTTTRNIQRFLARYRAEGMEGLKIQWAPGKTPLIPKELAPTILDWIRQGPRACGLKRAN from the coding sequence TTGCGTGAAAGGTGCCAGTCGGTGCTGATGACGGCCCGGGGCCGCCCTCAGCAGCAGATTGCCGAGGACCTGGGCACCACGACGCGCAACATCCAGCGCTTCCTGGCTCGCTACCGAGCAGAGGGGATGGAAGGGCTGAAGATTCAATGGGCGCCGGGCAAGACGCCCCTCATCCCGAAGGAACTGGCCCCCACCATTCTGGACTGGATACGCCAGGGCCCCCGGGCCTGCGGCCTCAAGCGCGCGAACTAG
- a CDS encoding fibronectin type III domain-containing protein: MLCFAGSFLLSLACGPQEDLTLDLDETGEVSQAALAAPTLLEAVPGNGQVTLKWTAGPAGTQGYQVRYRVGSGSWSYRSAGVQTTTLAVTGLTNGTKYEFVVRIKGSTSDTTSGYSNGLSATPTADECSGSSVRHITVTGAGSKDGLTAQSAGTLSNLNAFIQAVGPGGTVCIHGGTYGTGTTVSQGGALGAPVTIKGVAGRPVFQSTFQASTRAKTGPVAFTVKASNLVFHNLEFLHVGTCFSFKAATSVAHVTLSQFRAENVATCVDVERSSSTAFTDLTIRDAMILQFTRGGIFLASGTNQSLVEDVYIDMEPDQIGGQGSDYPVGIALYDTTNNVTLRRATVMNVTGMQTGYTQGDGIDGESSASDVVLEDSYLRGSEDGCVDTKVRNMLIRNTVAAECKRNFRLWQSVTPGPRVENVSSYQPRDGHFFMHSGATTAKDIAVYSSNGAKLVAYDCSSSSPCTFNAQNIRGTLLDATKLNATGTVTGNMLVYGQAVTIPPVPNPTSFTP; the protein is encoded by the coding sequence GTGCTGTGTTTCGCCGGCTCCTTCCTGCTGTCCCTCGCCTGCGGGCCGCAGGAGGACCTGACGCTGGACCTGGATGAGACCGGTGAGGTCTCCCAGGCGGCCCTGGCTGCCCCGACGTTGCTCGAAGCCGTCCCCGGCAATGGGCAGGTGACCCTGAAGTGGACCGCAGGCCCCGCGGGCACGCAGGGCTACCAGGTCCGCTACCGCGTGGGCTCCGGTTCGTGGAGCTACCGGAGCGCAGGGGTTCAGACGACAACCCTCGCCGTCACCGGTCTCACCAACGGTACGAAGTACGAGTTCGTCGTGCGCATCAAGGGCTCCACGAGCGATACGACCTCCGGGTACTCGAACGGCCTGTCCGCCACGCCCACCGCGGACGAGTGCTCCGGCTCCTCCGTCCGCCACATCACCGTCACGGGGGCAGGCTCCAAGGACGGCCTGACGGCGCAGTCGGCGGGCACGCTCTCCAACCTCAACGCGTTCATCCAGGCGGTGGGTCCCGGCGGCACGGTGTGCATCCATGGCGGCACTTACGGCACCGGCACCACCGTGTCCCAGGGCGGCGCTTTGGGCGCTCCTGTCACCATCAAGGGTGTGGCGGGACGGCCCGTGTTCCAGTCCACCTTCCAGGCTTCCACTCGCGCGAAGACAGGACCCGTGGCCTTCACGGTCAAGGCCAGCAACCTCGTGTTCCACAACCTGGAGTTCCTCCACGTGGGCACTTGCTTCAGCTTCAAGGCCGCGACGTCCGTGGCTCACGTCACGCTCAGCCAGTTCCGCGCGGAGAACGTGGCCACCTGCGTGGACGTGGAGCGCTCCAGCTCCACTGCCTTTACCGACCTCACCATCCGCGACGCGATGATCCTCCAGTTCACTCGCGGTGGCATCTTCCTCGCGTCCGGGACGAACCAGTCGCTCGTGGAGGACGTCTACATCGACATGGAGCCGGACCAGATTGGAGGGCAGGGGAGTGACTACCCCGTGGGCATCGCCCTCTACGACACCACGAACAACGTCACCCTGCGCCGGGCCACGGTGATGAACGTCACCGGCATGCAGACGGGCTACACGCAAGGGGATGGCATCGACGGGGAGAGCTCCGCCAGTGACGTCGTCCTGGAGGACAGCTACCTCCGCGGCAGCGAGGACGGCTGCGTCGATACCAAGGTGCGCAACATGCTCATCCGCAACACCGTCGCCGCCGAGTGCAAACGCAACTTCCGCCTGTGGCAGTCCGTCACGCCCGGCCCCCGCGTCGAGAACGTCAGCAGCTACCAGCCTCGCGACGGCCACTTCTTCATGCACTCCGGCGCCACCACCGCGAAGGACATCGCCGTGTACTCCAGCAATGGCGCGAAGCTCGTCGCCTATGATTGCTCGTCCTCGTCTCCTTGCACGTTCAACGCGCAGAACATCCGGGGAACGCTGCTGGATGCAACGAAGCTCAACGCCACCGGCACCGTGACGGGCAACATGCTGGTGTACGGCCAGGCCGTCACCATCCCTCCCGTTCCGAACCCCACTTCGTTCACGCCGTAG
- a CDS encoding LysR family transcriptional regulator, which translates to MDLNELLVFARVVQAGSFTAAAKALRMPKSTVSRKVSELEERVGAQLLQRTTRTLHLTEVGRAYYAHCERIVAEAEAAELAVTRLQAGPQGLLRVTTPLSVHFLAPLVARFMEQYPDVQVELLCTDRAVDLMEEGFDLAVRAGRLPDSSLMARRLGDIEWLVVASPGYLQARGAPKTPADLAKHDCLFFGKTVQGNVWTLHAGGRSVDVKVSGRLVVNEPDMLRAVTTLGAGVALIPGQQCIEDLASGRLQRVLPDWSSTGAPVHAVYPPTRHHVPKVMAFVEVLREHWPQNHEALKRAKR; encoded by the coding sequence ATGGACCTCAACGAACTCCTCGTCTTCGCCCGGGTGGTCCAGGCGGGCAGCTTCACGGCGGCGGCGAAGGCGCTGCGCATGCCCAAGTCCACCGTGAGCCGCAAGGTGTCCGAGCTGGAGGAGCGCGTGGGAGCGCAGCTGCTCCAGCGCACCACGCGCACGCTGCACCTGACGGAAGTGGGCCGCGCGTACTACGCGCACTGCGAGCGCATCGTCGCGGAAGCGGAGGCCGCGGAGCTGGCGGTGACGCGCCTGCAGGCGGGGCCACAAGGCCTGCTGCGCGTGACGACGCCCCTGTCCGTGCATTTCCTCGCGCCCCTGGTGGCGCGCTTCATGGAGCAGTACCCGGACGTGCAGGTGGAGCTGCTCTGCACGGACCGCGCGGTGGACCTGATGGAGGAGGGCTTCGACCTGGCGGTGCGCGCCGGCCGGCTGCCGGACTCGTCGCTGATGGCACGGCGGCTGGGGGACATCGAGTGGCTCGTGGTGGCTTCGCCCGGGTATCTCCAGGCACGGGGTGCACCGAAGACGCCTGCGGACCTGGCGAAGCACGACTGCCTCTTCTTCGGCAAGACGGTGCAGGGAAACGTCTGGACGCTGCATGCGGGCGGGCGCTCCGTCGACGTGAAGGTCTCCGGGCGGCTGGTGGTGAACGAGCCGGACATGCTGCGCGCGGTGACGACGTTGGGCGCCGGGGTGGCGCTCATCCCGGGCCAGCAATGCATCGAGGACCTGGCGTCCGGGAGGCTCCAGCGCGTGCTGCCGGACTGGAGCTCCACGGGCGCGCCGGTGCACGCCGTCTACCCGCCCACGCGCCACCACGTGCCCAAGGTGATGGCCTTCGTGGAGGTGCTGCGCGAGCACTGGCCCCAGAACCACGAAGCACTCAAGCGGGCGAAGCGCTGA
- a CDS encoding AAA family ATPase gives MKKLTSIQVTNLFGYLNHEINLEEERGITILHGANGTGKTTILRAIEQLSRSIPQFLMNVNFKNIKLSFHDKSSMVVRKDDKQLTIDLYQGGKQTNTVNTKSIYPKHGFDLLPRYIHEIETANTQTTIWQATPSADAGIWALEEDPYNLELSRIVSRQSTNIPPWLTLFWKNFECTLIEEQRLLRIIEERKRGRPLFKRVVEDYADALRAKFKDALSAYAEHSQQLDRTFPRRVIEALESAPPPPDALTARLERIEKRRQELHSAGLIEKETALTWFDYQKLSRGEVATTLSVYAADTESKLNKFDEIHKKITTFENLINSHLTHKTARLSKDSGLEFTISNTGAKLDPASLSSGEQHMLVLFFELIFGRFQPGHLVLIDEPELSLHPAWQLRFIDDLEKVRSINKVDFILATHSPQIIGNKWSLTRELSV, from the coding sequence ATGAAAAAACTCACATCAATACAGGTCACCAATCTTTTCGGCTACCTCAACCACGAAATCAACCTGGAAGAGGAACGAGGCATCACCATCTTGCATGGAGCCAACGGCACCGGAAAAACGACCATACTCAGAGCAATCGAGCAACTATCCCGCTCCATACCTCAATTCCTAATGAACGTAAACTTCAAAAACATCAAACTCTCGTTCCACGACAAAAGCAGCATGGTCGTAAGAAAGGACGACAAACAGCTCACAATAGACCTCTACCAGGGAGGCAAGCAAACCAACACAGTAAACACAAAGTCAATCTACCCAAAACACGGCTTCGACCTTCTGCCGCGCTATATTCATGAAATAGAAACAGCAAACACGCAGACGACAATTTGGCAAGCCACCCCTAGCGCCGACGCCGGAATCTGGGCCCTCGAAGAGGATCCCTACAACCTGGAACTCAGCCGCATAGTATCACGCCAAAGCACCAACATTCCTCCCTGGCTCACTCTGTTCTGGAAAAACTTCGAATGCACACTAATTGAAGAACAACGCCTCCTTCGCATCATCGAAGAACGAAAGCGCGGGCGGCCACTATTCAAGAGAGTTGTTGAAGATTACGCAGATGCATTGCGTGCGAAATTCAAAGATGCCCTCAGCGCTTACGCCGAACATTCCCAACAACTCGATCGTACATTTCCTAGACGAGTAATTGAGGCTCTTGAGAGCGCTCCGCCGCCTCCCGATGCGCTTACGGCCCGCCTGGAGCGCATTGAAAAAAGACGCCAAGAGCTACACTCAGCCGGCCTTATAGAAAAAGAGACAGCCCTTACTTGGTTTGACTACCAAAAACTCTCACGAGGAGAGGTCGCAACAACATTATCGGTCTACGCAGCGGACACCGAAAGCAAGTTAAATAAATTCGATGAGATACACAAAAAAATAACAACCTTTGAGAATCTAATAAACTCCCACCTAACACACAAAACTGCAAGGCTATCCAAGGATTCCGGCTTGGAATTCACCATCTCCAACACCGGAGCAAAACTAGATCCAGCTTCTCTTTCTTCAGGCGAGCAGCACATGCTTGTCTTGTTCTTTGAGCTTATTTTTGGTCGCTTCCAGCCGGGACACTTGGTCTTAATTGACGAACCAGAGCTTTCCCTCCATCCCGCTTGGCAATTGCGATTCATTGACGATCTCGAGAAAGTGCGAAGCATCAACAAGGTAGACTTCATCCTTGCTACGCACTCTCCTCAAATTATTGGCAACAAGTGGTCGCTTACGCGAGAGCTTTCAGTTTGA
- a CDS encoding pirin family protein, whose protein sequence is MMNVRPSEARGHANHGWLDSHHTFSFASYFDPDNMGFRALRVINEDRVQAGEGFDTHPHRDMEIITYPLSGAIAHRDSTGGQGLLRAGEVQRMTAGTGVMHSEMNGSNEDVHFLQIWIIPEKKGLKPEYEQKFFPEKDRQGRWRVVASPDARDGSLTVHQDVVLNSTLLSPGEKAEYTLPKGRHAWVQIARGSGTLNGVALKAGDGVAVSDESSLVLTASEPLEALLFDLA, encoded by the coding sequence ATGATGAACGTTCGCCCTTCCGAAGCACGCGGTCACGCCAACCACGGCTGGCTGGATTCGCATCACACCTTCTCGTTCGCGAGCTACTTCGACCCCGACAACATGGGCTTCCGCGCCCTGCGCGTCATCAACGAGGACCGCGTGCAGGCCGGCGAGGGCTTCGACACGCACCCGCACCGGGACATGGAGATCATCACCTACCCGCTCAGCGGCGCCATCGCGCACCGTGACAGCACAGGAGGCCAGGGGCTCCTGCGAGCCGGTGAGGTGCAGCGCATGACGGCCGGCACGGGCGTGATGCACAGCGAGATGAACGGCTCCAACGAGGACGTCCACTTCCTGCAGATCTGGATCATCCCGGAGAAGAAGGGCCTGAAGCCCGAGTATGAGCAGAAGTTCTTCCCGGAGAAGGACCGGCAGGGACGCTGGCGCGTGGTGGCCAGCCCCGACGCCCGCGACGGCAGCCTCACGGTGCACCAGGACGTGGTGCTCAACAGCACGCTGCTGAGCCCGGGAGAGAAGGCGGAGTACACGCTGCCCAAGGGGCGTCACGCCTGGGTGCAGATTGCACGCGGCAGCGGCACGCTCAACGGCGTGGCCCTGAAGGCCGGTGACGGAGTCGCCGTGTCCGACGAGTCGAGCCTCGTGCTCACCGCCTCCGAGCCGCTGGAGGCCCTGCTGTTCGACCTGGCCTGA
- a CDS encoding Dyp-type peroxidase — MSTQQGNQLSHELWSLVQRGLVYPSPYAVFATFWRTPGGTGEPLTRALLQTLMRDVREEIHTHYGSANSSAIVGVGFRLWQEWCAEDGTDLPEGMKLAFPEESSPAWRSNVFSRSNGTFVDSQGDLWFHIKSDEESHCDAVFEFIRARLQDQARCVRSGPHDHQKAATKSTRPDKRGGKVLGCRFAENLNNPSDPVSIQEQTLVGFEDPAHLGASFVLAQRFEINWEHLLDMSPQQVEDLVGRTTEDILIPSQDQRSHIKSARVQDAQGNTLQVLRLGLPFGQANTVHNTELRAKGASLRDEAGIYFAGYARSVRALEAVMNQQIGDQRGFMRDRLLSEVRSNLGGFYYIPSQADLGLEPVKLQSAEQQDWKRFPGVDWSRLDRHFDVSSSNGYMHYNHKNYLFQMATMSGDKRRTHQPPSNRVLQLLSDAFSRWQDNWYVNRSQQELEHLCAYVARQYGPAKAREVMGLSVVERMGWAIKVSLGQVFASDAYGFRGRRQDAQGNWYNGADTYRIHPVELIVGALPNLGLGQGRYVIDYARKDEELGNFFAGLSSASGVGHLVPGFQRVLDRGLGGLMADVQARHDSTQDESKRQFYRGVVLSLEGVRDSCLAYAALAGKMASELPLGQHAERDNLLKIQERMQRLATERPQTMLEATQLLFTLHAGLHLIGEPTAVGRLDQMLFPFYERDVAAGVLDDEQAQEIIDCFWVKLGEKVLLNRQFVEDHQPFGNLAMGGMSGNYPQGAANNQWIQQVTVGGTIADETPGEGRPAYNRVTLFCLRAARRLPLNAPCLSLRVRKDIPPEYLHEAALAILSGGAHPILLSDEKIIPGLLHSGDGVGQGTQPTAATPVAQKAGSAWSSEVVLQAARDYACDGCYEPQIVGQNWFTLGGMTALSPLEAALNQGKSWSTAGPMYFRGQRVSFTSPPPSAIQSFEQLQDLFFQHLSWMYAKQADGMVGVFGTMSAVCPSPLLSVFVDDCIDKGLDLYGGGARYNMVAPCITALSTVINSLYAIRKMVFEQDTAVTSLPELVEALLCDWGHQMNEPFISTFAGPARIEAKAQRYRDLRQVALAQPRYGRGNEEVDRFGNAFIQRVAETVVRVFTEPAEPTAQKMVDLAKRFGTPEKPFGGFQVQPGAGTFENYVEFGATCGASADGRRLGETLASDLSPSPSIADQPLDHQEEGFVRALSGYTGAGAEGFTSGAPTDFNIREDFPVGSLERVLHAFAQGQGSNILTITCANPETFEHASKDPEKYDVLRVRMGGWSEFFVSMFPAHQEQHQRRPLSTPDVER; from the coding sequence TTGTCCACGCAGCAGGGAAACCAGCTCAGCCATGAGCTCTGGTCGCTCGTCCAGCGAGGCCTCGTCTACCCTTCGCCCTACGCCGTGTTCGCCACGTTCTGGCGCACTCCGGGCGGGACCGGCGAGCCGCTGACCCGGGCGCTCCTCCAGACGCTGATGCGGGACGTGCGCGAGGAGATCCACACCCATTACGGGAGCGCCAATAGCTCGGCTATCGTCGGAGTGGGCTTCCGGCTCTGGCAGGAGTGGTGCGCCGAGGACGGGACCGACCTTCCCGAAGGCATGAAGCTGGCCTTCCCGGAAGAGTCCTCGCCGGCCTGGCGCTCCAACGTGTTCTCCCGCTCGAACGGGACGTTCGTCGACTCGCAGGGCGACCTGTGGTTCCACATCAAGTCCGACGAGGAGTCCCACTGCGACGCGGTCTTCGAGTTCATTCGCGCGCGGCTGCAGGACCAGGCGCGCTGCGTGCGCTCCGGCCCCCATGACCACCAGAAGGCGGCCACCAAGTCCACGCGCCCCGACAAGCGCGGCGGCAAGGTGCTGGGCTGCCGCTTCGCGGAGAACCTCAACAACCCGTCCGACCCGGTCTCCATCCAGGAGCAGACCCTGGTTGGGTTCGAGGACCCCGCGCACCTGGGCGCCTCCTTCGTGCTCGCGCAGCGCTTCGAGATCAACTGGGAGCACCTGCTGGACATGAGCCCCCAGCAGGTCGAGGACCTGGTGGGACGCACCACCGAGGACATCCTCATCCCCAGCCAGGACCAGCGCAGCCACATCAAGAGCGCCCGCGTGCAGGACGCCCAGGGCAACACGCTGCAGGTGCTCCGGCTGGGATTGCCCTTCGGGCAGGCGAACACGGTGCACAACACGGAACTGCGCGCCAAGGGGGCCAGCCTCCGGGACGAGGCGGGCATCTACTTCGCGGGCTATGCGCGGAGCGTCCGCGCGCTCGAAGCCGTCATGAACCAGCAGATCGGAGACCAGCGCGGCTTCATGCGAGACCGGCTGCTCTCCGAGGTCCGCTCGAACCTGGGTGGCTTCTATTACATTCCCAGCCAGGCGGACCTGGGCCTTGAGCCGGTGAAGCTCCAGAGCGCGGAGCAGCAGGACTGGAAGCGCTTCCCCGGCGTGGACTGGAGCCGGCTGGACCGGCACTTCGACGTGTCCTCGTCGAACGGGTACATGCATTACAACCACAAGAACTACCTGTTCCAGATGGCGACGATGTCCGGAGACAAGCGCCGGACGCACCAGCCTCCGTCCAACCGGGTGCTGCAATTGCTTTCGGACGCCTTCTCCCGATGGCAGGACAACTGGTACGTCAACCGGTCGCAGCAGGAACTGGAGCACCTGTGCGCCTACGTGGCGCGCCAGTACGGCCCCGCGAAGGCCCGGGAGGTCATGGGGCTCTCCGTCGTGGAGCGCATGGGCTGGGCCATCAAGGTCAGCCTGGGCCAGGTCTTCGCCAGCGACGCGTATGGCTTCCGGGGCCGCCGTCAGGACGCGCAGGGCAACTGGTACAACGGCGCGGACACCTATCGCATCCACCCCGTGGAACTCATCGTCGGGGCCCTGCCCAACCTGGGGCTCGGTCAGGGGCGGTATGTCATTGATTACGCGCGCAAGGATGAGGAACTGGGCAACTTCTTCGCGGGGCTGAGCTCCGCGTCGGGCGTGGGCCACCTGGTGCCCGGCTTCCAGCGCGTCCTGGACCGGGGCCTGGGCGGGCTGATGGCGGACGTCCAGGCGCGGCACGACTCGACCCAGGATGAGAGCAAGCGCCAGTTCTACCGGGGCGTCGTGCTGTCCCTGGAGGGTGTGCGCGACAGCTGCCTGGCCTACGCCGCGCTCGCGGGCAAGATGGCCTCGGAGCTGCCCCTGGGGCAGCACGCCGAGCGCGACAACCTGCTGAAGATCCAGGAGCGGATGCAGCGGCTGGCTACGGAGCGTCCCCAGACGATGCTCGAGGCCACACAACTGCTCTTCACGCTGCACGCGGGCCTGCACCTGATTGGCGAGCCCACGGCGGTGGGCCGGTTGGATCAGATGCTCTTCCCCTTCTACGAGCGCGACGTGGCGGCGGGCGTGCTGGACGACGAGCAGGCGCAGGAGATCATCGACTGCTTCTGGGTGAAGCTGGGAGAGAAGGTCCTGCTCAACCGCCAGTTCGTGGAGGACCACCAGCCCTTCGGCAACCTGGCCATGGGCGGGATGAGCGGCAACTACCCGCAGGGCGCAGCGAACAACCAGTGGATCCAGCAGGTGACGGTGGGCGGGACGATCGCGGACGAGACGCCCGGAGAGGGCCGGCCCGCGTACAACCGGGTCACCCTCTTCTGCCTGCGCGCGGCCCGCCGGCTGCCGCTCAACGCGCCGTGCCTGTCATTGCGCGTGCGCAAGGACATCCCGCCCGAGTACCTGCACGAGGCGGCGCTGGCGATCCTCAGCGGCGGCGCCCACCCCATCCTCCTCAGCGACGAGAAGATCATCCCCGGGCTGCTGCACAGCGGTGACGGCGTGGGCCAAGGCACGCAGCCCACCGCGGCCACACCCGTGGCCCAGAAGGCCGGCAGCGCGTGGAGCAGCGAGGTGGTGCTCCAGGCGGCGCGCGACTACGCTTGCGACGGCTGCTACGAGCCGCAGATTGTCGGGCAGAACTGGTTCACGCTGGGCGGCATGACGGCCCTGTCGCCGCTGGAGGCCGCGCTCAACCAGGGCAAGAGCTGGAGCACGGCGGGCCCCATGTACTTCCGCGGCCAGCGCGTGTCCTTCACGTCGCCTCCGCCCTCGGCCATCCAGTCCTTCGAGCAGCTCCAGGACCTGTTCTTCCAGCACCTTAGCTGGATGTACGCGAAGCAGGCGGACGGCATGGTGGGCGTCTTCGGCACCATGAGCGCCGTGTGCCCGTCGCCGTTGCTGTCGGTGTTCGTGGATGACTGCATCGACAAGGGGTTGGACCTCTACGGGGGTGGAGCCCGCTACAACATGGTGGCCCCGTGCATCACGGCCCTCTCCACGGTCATCAACTCGCTGTACGCCATCCGGAAGATGGTGTTCGAACAGGACACGGCGGTGACGTCCCTGCCGGAGCTGGTGGAGGCGCTGCTGTGCGACTGGGGCCACCAGATGAACGAGCCCTTCATCAGCACCTTCGCGGGCCCCGCGCGCATCGAGGCGAAGGCGCAGCGCTACCGGGACCTGCGACAGGTGGCGCTGGCCCAGCCCCGCTACGGCCGCGGCAACGAGGAGGTGGACCGCTTCGGCAACGCCTTCATCCAACGCGTGGCGGAGACGGTGGTGCGCGTCTTCACGGAGCCCGCCGAGCCCACGGCCCAGAAGATGGTGGACCTGGCGAAGAGGTTCGGGACGCCGGAGAAGCCGTTCGGCGGGTTCCAGGTCCAGCCCGGCGCGGGCACCTTCGAGAACTACGTGGAGTTCGGCGCGACCTGCGGCGCCTCCGCAGACGGACGGCGGCTCGGGGAGACGCTGGCCTCGGACCTGAGCCCGTCGCCCAGCATCGCGGATCAGCCGTTGGATCATCAGGAGGAGGGCTTCGTGCGAGCGCTGTCCGGCTACACCGGCGCGGGAGCCGAGGGCTTCACGAGCGGAGCGCCCACGGACTTCAACATCCGCGAGGACTTCCCCGTGGGCTCGCTGGAGCGCGTGCTGCACGCGTTCGCCCAGGGCCAGGGCTCCAACATCCTGACCATCACCTGCGCCAACCCGGAGACCTTCGAGCACGCGTCGAAGGACCCGGAGAAGTACGACGTGCTCCGGGTGCGCATGGGCGGCTGGTCGGAGTTCTTCGTCTCCATGTTCCCGGCCCACCAGGAACAACACCAGCGCCGGCCGCTCAGCACGCCTGACGTGGAGCGCTGA
- a CDS encoding DUF2378 family protein, translating to MEEEIVYRHTVEGVFRSIGDRLTPELRIKLKDVGLDLDAQSPHHTPRKIFAEALRVTAEHLYPQLDVGEGYRRLGIGIIQGMEQTVLGKSLVSMWPIFGPERVVVRIQESFSTVNNYMRSELLTQGPGHHIIRVNECNGNPGYLRGLIEAGLAKAGAKNLRVEPFDFDGHACSYRVRWGG from the coding sequence GTGGAAGAAGAGATCGTCTATCGCCACACGGTGGAGGGGGTGTTCCGCTCCATCGGTGACCGGCTCACTCCGGAGCTCCGGATCAAGCTGAAGGACGTGGGCCTGGACCTGGACGCTCAGTCTCCGCATCACACCCCTCGGAAGATCTTCGCGGAGGCCCTGCGTGTCACCGCGGAGCACCTGTATCCGCAGCTCGATGTGGGCGAGGGCTACCGGCGCCTGGGCATCGGCATCATCCAGGGGATGGAGCAGACCGTGCTCGGCAAGTCGCTCGTGTCCATGTGGCCCATCTTCGGGCCCGAGCGCGTCGTCGTCCGCATCCAGGAGAGCTTCTCCACCGTCAACAACTACATGCGGTCGGAGCTGCTCACCCAAGGCCCCGGGCACCACATCATCCGCGTCAACGAGTGCAACGGGAACCCGGGCTACCTGCGCGGCCTCATCGAAGCGGGGCTGGCCAAGGCCGGCGCGAAGAATCTTCGCGTGGAGCCCTTCGACTTTGACGGCCACGCTTGCTCCTACCGCGTCCGGTGGGGCGGCTGA
- a CDS encoding transposase has translation MVRELVLDAFWRCVAPLLPPPRPKEKLGRPRADDRAALKAVVFVLRAC, from the coding sequence ATGGTCCGCGAACTCGTTCTCGACGCCTTCTGGCGGTGCGTGGCGCCGCTGCTGCCTCCGCCCCGGCCCAAGGAGAAGCTGGGCCGTCCTCGTGCTGACGACAGGGCGGCGCTCAAGGCCGTCGTCTTCGTGCTCAGAGCCTGTTGA
- a CDS encoding transposase, with protein MSQDEARFPMVPTLTATLALKGERPVIGTRDCKDVVHTFASANVTTGEVTSRLYGSRTQKRRRDGLSKTKRMQVAFAHHLLDVARAYPANEYPEVVLIIDNAPWHRGRPVDWALGRYPHLTLYRLPPYSPQLQPIERLWRPLRQRATHNLLFDELTELQYALRSGLGYYRARPQVVLNLLGSFWLPTQSAEA; from the coding sequence CTGAGCCAGGACGAGGCGCGGTTTCCCATGGTGCCGACGCTGACGGCCACCCTGGCCCTCAAAGGAGAGCGCCCCGTCATCGGCACCCGCGACTGCAAGGACGTGGTGCACACGTTTGCCTCGGCCAATGTCACCACCGGCGAGGTGACGAGCCGACTGTACGGCAGCCGCACTCAGAAACGCCGCAGGGATGGGCTGTCGAAGACGAAGCGGATGCAGGTTGCCTTTGCCCACCACCTGCTCGACGTCGCACGGGCCTACCCCGCCAACGAGTATCCCGAAGTGGTCCTCATCATCGACAACGCGCCTTGGCACCGCGGACGGCCGGTGGACTGGGCTTTGGGGCGCTACCCACACCTGACGCTGTACCGGCTACCTCCCTACAGTCCGCAACTGCAGCCCATTGAGCGGCTGTGGCGTCCTCTGCGCCAGCGCGCCACGCACAACCTCCTCTTCGACGAGCTGACAGAGCTTCAGTACGCACTGCGCTCGGGGCTGGGCTACTACCGCGCCCGGCCCCAGGTGGTGCTCAATCTTCTCGGCTCCTTCTGGCTCCCGACCCAATCAGCCGAGGCGTGA
- a CDS encoding DUF4435 domain-containing protein, which translates to MKDSITPHTIANLAVMLRAAQSGKKPILLTEGETDELILQHMFGERIQIVPAHGKFLASEGAKVLHDEMGHRDWFLAIVDADFDHILGIEFGHPAILVSESHDFECEYLKTRALEKTLREHGSAEKLARTLKLPADTQFSIFASHVRMEIHKPAMILGALRLINIKDQLNLDFKKLRHEKLLEPKTIELDEKSLIESIKQHNPGKKIDTKQLTTKIKLVLGENHDPWQLCQGHDLVKIFCLGLRRMWSSSSRDLDSIESSLRLSFESAFLLLSHSGRLLVSFIEKFENQASVH; encoded by the coding sequence ATGAAAGACTCCATAACACCTCACACGATTGCCAATCTAGCCGTAATGCTCCGAGCCGCCCAGTCAGGAAAGAAACCAATACTCCTTACGGAAGGCGAAACAGACGAACTAATACTGCAGCATATGTTTGGCGAACGCATACAGATTGTCCCAGCACATGGGAAATTCTTGGCCAGCGAAGGGGCAAAAGTTCTTCATGACGAAATGGGACATCGCGATTGGTTTCTGGCCATTGTTGATGCGGACTTTGACCATATCCTAGGCATTGAGTTCGGACATCCAGCGATCCTTGTAAGCGAGTCCCACGACTTCGAGTGCGAGTACTTGAAGACGCGTGCCTTGGAAAAGACACTTCGCGAGCATGGTTCGGCAGAGAAACTGGCACGTACCCTTAAGCTTCCAGCCGACACACAGTTCTCTATCTTCGCCTCACACGTTCGGATGGAGATTCATAAGCCGGCAATGATTCTAGGCGCACTCCGCCTTATCAACATCAAGGACCAGTTAAATCTGGATTTCAAAAAGCTTCGCCACGAGAAACTGCTTGAGCCAAAAACAATCGAACTTGACGAAAAGAGCCTGATTGAATCGATCAAACAGCACAACCCAGGTAAAAAAATAGACACAAAACAACTGACAACCAAAATTAAACTGGTTCTCGGCGAGAATCACGATCCATGGCAACTCTGCCAGGGTCACGACTTGGTAAAGATTTTTTGCCTGGGACTGCGACGAATGTGGAGTTCGAGCAGCCGAGACCTGGATTCAATTGAGTCATCACTAAGACTATCATTTGAATCTGCCTTTCTGCTACTCAGCCACTCCGGGAGGCTTTTGGTTTCCTTTATTGAGAAATTCGAAAATCAGGCTTCAGTCCATTAA